The following proteins come from a genomic window of Candidatus Obscuribacter sp.:
- a CDS encoding HEAT repeat domain-containing protein: MNYYEHADCKNIPHKTIRDMQDRSWTMRLLHLALTCPDDVDEQEEEEEEEEEEEAAGAGVSDDDSNQLEEIIDTLAELDDPRTLSPLTLILEDCTAATFLRNRASDILCLLTTAETAQDRRRWWASGDKVLMDHAVRVFERTESDLILPIASNPNHPYHGNAIGRLQFGFEEPQFQAIKIAAMQHPDPVVRECAAHVLLWDQPVDAEEGLIQLAQSSDEGAAEEALTALGYYDSQSALSGLVKFDITAKSKEHQSRYRNAITEIAESAFYILEQLEEREGATAVRLFKEWLEPINLTLNKITEEKPAKEISKDKNTENFEVQRTTEANILPPISEILDRFKNPDRSLGDEYNYIKSINWKAYSKDDKGSLIECFSTHTDWSVRDTGCTILAQLDAGYAMKVLLDDPIFIVRKSAGYNIKDVTPDAQIADRLWSMIACEYTAGCHASELIDSYIKHAKDAGLNDRLLNLAQSDLRESIRHAAIRNLSARKAIKHIEQLIPILYANPLANWGVHTILLAACVDLGLTLPNIEPLTRIDSTCVQAELARYKARQLNR, translated from the coding sequence GTGAACTACTACGAGCACGCCGACTGCAAAAACATTCCCCATAAAACGATCCGCGACATGCAAGACCGCTCCTGGACGATGCGTCTTCTGCATCTAGCACTAACGTGCCCTGATGATGTCGACGAGCAAGAAGAAGAAGAAGAAGAAGAAGAAGAAGAAGAAGCAGCTGGAGCCGGAGTCAGCGATGATGATAGTAATCAACTAGAGGAAATAATTGACACTCTAGCAGAACTCGATGATCCACGGACCCTGTCACCACTCACATTAATACTGGAAGACTGCACTGCTGCAACATTTTTAAGAAACAGAGCCAGCGATATCCTTTGCCTCCTTACCACGGCAGAAACCGCCCAAGATAGGCGGAGATGGTGGGCTTCTGGTGACAAAGTTTTGATGGATCATGCGGTGAGAGTATTTGAAAGGACCGAATCAGATCTGATACTACCCATAGCTAGTAATCCCAATCACCCATATCACGGCAACGCAATAGGACGTCTACAATTCGGATTCGAAGAACCTCAGTTTCAAGCAATCAAGATCGCGGCAATGCAGCATCCAGACCCTGTTGTACGTGAATGCGCAGCACATGTGCTTTTATGGGACCAACCAGTCGACGCAGAAGAAGGGCTAATACAACTAGCCCAGAGTAGTGATGAAGGAGCCGCAGAAGAGGCGCTGACAGCTCTTGGCTATTACGATAGTCAATCAGCGCTAAGTGGATTAGTCAAATTTGACATTACAGCCAAAAGCAAGGAGCACCAGTCACGGTACCGCAATGCCATCACCGAAATAGCTGAGTCAGCGTTTTATATACTTGAGCAACTGGAAGAAAGAGAAGGTGCCACTGCAGTAAGACTCTTTAAAGAATGGCTAGAACCGATAAATTTGACACTCAATAAAATAACTGAAGAAAAGCCTGCAAAAGAAATCTCCAAAGATAAAAACACAGAGAACTTTGAAGTCCAACGAACAACTGAGGCGAATATACTGCCTCCGATAAGCGAAATCCTAGACAGATTCAAAAACCCAGATAGAAGTCTGGGAGACGAATACAATTACATAAAGTCTATAAATTGGAAAGCCTATAGCAAGGATGACAAAGGAAGTTTAATTGAGTGTTTTAGCACGCACACTGACTGGTCTGTCAGGGACACTGGATGCACTATATTGGCGCAACTTGATGCCGGCTATGCGATGAAGGTACTCCTGGACGACCCAATTTTTATCGTGCGCAAGTCAGCTGGTTACAACATCAAGGATGTTACGCCCGACGCACAAATCGCCGACCGCCTCTGGTCAATGATAGCATGCGAATATACAGCGGGTTGCCACGCCAGTGAATTAATCGATAGCTATATAAAACACGCTAAGGATGCTGGACTCAATGACCGACTGCTCAACCTGGCACAATCAGACTTAAGAGAGAGTATACGACATGCAGCTATTAGAAACCTATCCGCTCGCAAAGCGATAAAACATATCGAGCAGCTTATTCCTATACTCTATGCAAATCCTTTAGCAAATTGGGGCGTGCACACGATATTGCTGGCTGCCTGTGTAGACCTCGGACTAACACTACCGAACATAGAACCATTAACAAGGATCGATTCTACGTGTGTCCAAGCAGAACTAGCGCGATATAAGGCGAGACAACTCAATCGATAA